A window of the Chloroflexus sp. Y-396-1 genome harbors these coding sequences:
- a CDS encoding glycosyltransferase family 4 protein has product MRILVLSTWWPEPDDNGSRLRAMAILRGLAERHQLHLIAFSQEPTTTIRTTEISRLCRSWQVFERPDRPLSLRDRLGSLMSSKPASVRVRWSTAFAQAVLDAANRWQPDVVLALQIDVAPYACLVPQIPRVLEELELAAILEDYRNKHGLHRLRSLLTAIQHRRYIATILPHFATVTTVSEKEADLVRQITGPRTPPLVVIPNGIDGKTCTAYTYCPEPDTLIYPGALSYSANLDAVSYFLYRIWPLIRARHPLARLRITGKVTAEQRALLPAANGVEFTGYVDDIRAVIARHAVEVCPIREGGGTRLKILEALALGVPVVSTTKGAEGLNLSNGKHLLLADTPMDFALATSRLLSDPPLARHLGEAGRQAVLAHYDWQVIIPRLEEVLTEVTKQRTRRYDLVEA; this is encoded by the coding sequence ATGCGCATCCTTGTGCTCTCAACCTGGTGGCCTGAACCGGACGACAACGGTTCACGATTACGGGCAATGGCGATTCTCCGTGGATTAGCCGAACGACATCAGCTCCACCTCATCGCATTTAGCCAGGAGCCGACCACAACCATACGAACAACCGAGATTAGTCGTCTGTGTCGTTCATGGCAGGTGTTTGAACGACCTGATCGACCGCTCTCCCTCCGTGATCGACTCGGCAGCCTGATGAGCAGCAAACCGGCTTCGGTACGGGTGCGTTGGAGTACCGCCTTTGCCCAGGCAGTGCTAGATGCTGCGAACCGATGGCAACCTGATGTTGTCTTGGCCTTGCAGATCGATGTTGCCCCTTATGCCTGTCTGGTTCCCCAGATACCACGAGTCCTTGAAGAGCTAGAACTGGCTGCCATCCTAGAGGATTACCGCAACAAGCACGGGTTACACCGATTACGCAGCCTCTTGACTGCGATACAGCATCGGCGCTATATTGCGACAATCCTTCCCCACTTTGCCACTGTTACGACGGTTTCTGAAAAAGAGGCAGACCTGGTACGGCAGATTACCGGCCCACGAACCCCGCCGCTGGTTGTTATTCCCAATGGGATCGATGGTAAGACCTGTACTGCCTACACGTATTGTCCCGAACCCGACACCCTCATCTACCCTGGTGCACTCTCGTATAGCGCCAATCTTGATGCGGTTAGCTACTTTCTCTATCGTATCTGGCCCTTGATCCGTGCTCGCCATCCACTAGCACGTCTCCGGATTACCGGTAAGGTAACTGCTGAACAGCGGGCATTACTTCCAGCGGCAAATGGTGTTGAATTTACCGGTTACGTTGATGATATTCGGGCTGTGATCGCACGTCATGCGGTTGAGGTTTGCCCTATTCGGGAAGGTGGTGGAACTCGGCTCAAGATTCTAGAGGCACTGGCCTTGGGGGTACCGGTCGTTAGCACTACCAAGGGTGCAGAAGGCCTGAACCTCAGCAACGGCAAACATCTGCTGTTAGCCGATACACCGATGGATTTTGCCCTGGCTACTAGCCGCCTGCTTAGCGATCCACCGCTCGCTCGCCACCTTGGCGAAGCTGGACGGCAAGCTGTACTGGCCCATTACGACTGGCAGGTAATCATCCCTCGTTTAGAGGAAGTCTTGACAGAGGTCACCAAACAAAGGACGAGACGTTATGACCTGGTCGAAGCCTGA
- a CDS encoding glycosyltransferase family 2 protein has protein sequence MKPRVAIVVLTYNGIHDTLACLQSLDRLAYPVERYDVVVVDNASQDETPAKVRTAFPRTIVIENNTNLGFAAGNNVGLRYAQAHGYDYVLLLNNDTEVAPDMLDHLVNAAETDRRIAAVGPIIYYHAAPRRVWSAGGSIDWRHGLCRMAGEEEDCGQYVPRTVDFITGCTMLIRVAALQRIGLFDERFFMYFEETEWCVRARRAGYSCFFTPAAKVWHKIPLNARFDREYLAYYMTRNRLLFLRATGASWRTWLHVLIVQDLRTYLSLCLRPKWRTRKGRIGMRLAWIDFWRGRFGSAPVLSD, from the coding sequence ATGAAACCAAGAGTTGCGATTGTGGTGCTGACCTACAACGGTATACATGACACCCTCGCATGTCTGCAATCACTTGACCGACTGGCATATCCGGTCGAGCGCTACGATGTAGTCGTTGTTGATAATGCCTCACAGGATGAGACACCGGCAAAAGTACGGACAGCATTTCCACGCACAATTGTGATTGAAAATAATACGAATCTGGGCTTTGCCGCCGGCAACAATGTGGGTTTACGCTACGCCCAGGCGCACGGTTATGACTACGTGCTCTTGCTCAACAATGACACCGAAGTTGCTCCTGATATGCTCGATCACCTGGTGAATGCTGCTGAAACAGACCGGCGAATCGCGGCGGTTGGGCCGATCATCTACTATCACGCGGCCCCTAGACGGGTCTGGTCGGCAGGGGGCAGCATCGATTGGCGGCATGGGCTTTGTCGAATGGCGGGTGAAGAGGAGGACTGCGGGCAATACGTCCCCCGCACGGTCGATTTCATCACTGGCTGCACTATGCTGATACGGGTCGCGGCATTGCAACGCATCGGGTTGTTCGATGAGCGATTTTTTATGTACTTTGAAGAGACGGAATGGTGTGTTAGAGCCAGACGGGCAGGCTATTCCTGTTTCTTCACACCAGCAGCCAAAGTCTGGCACAAGATTCCGCTCAACGCCCGCTTTGATCGGGAATATCTCGCTTACTACATGACCCGCAACCGACTTCTCTTCCTACGGGCAACTGGAGCCAGTTGGCGTACCTGGTTGCATGTACTTATTGTCCAAGACCTGCGTACCTACCTGAGTCTTTGTCTCCGTCCGAAATGGCGTACCCGCAAAGGACGTATCGGTATGCGGCTGGCGTGGATCGACTTCTGGCGTGGTCGATTTGGATCGGCGCCGGTGCTGAGCGATTAA
- a CDS encoding glycosyltransferase family 4 protein → MRVLLAVHHFPPRYSAGAELYVLRLARELLQHGHQAEVVCVETIDVTKPFGVDVALDQYAGIPVWRLHLGLKGAPAQWSYDNPAIAAWFEQQVQLSQPDIVHLHSGYLIGIGAVRAAHAQGIPTVVTLHDYWFLCPRITLLRGDGSLCPQPPTDPAECAWCLHLDQRRYRWPARFSAGLAGKVWIALAGQTERTEQQARRDTLRAALAQADLVTSPSQFLANLFKEWHIPVQTIRLGLPHEPFASVPPVQAGSTVRLGYIGQIAPHKGVHLLIRALKRLPANGKSIELRIFGNLDQHPAYTRALRHLIDGAPNIHLVGKFRSDQIAHVLGQIDVLVVPSIWYENSPIVVLEAHASGRPVIASRSGGLVELVQDEVDGLLFTAGDSRDLARQLQRLRTEPGLLERLRDGIQPPPLLDEEIQTIFQHYTALVGRRTASRGIG, encoded by the coding sequence ATGAGAGTACTGCTGGCAGTTCACCACTTTCCGCCGCGATACAGCGCCGGCGCCGAATTGTACGTGCTGCGGTTGGCGCGTGAACTCTTGCAGCACGGCCATCAAGCCGAAGTTGTTTGTGTCGAGACAATCGATGTAACGAAACCATTCGGTGTCGATGTCGCGCTTGATCAATACGCGGGGATACCGGTCTGGCGCTTACATCTCGGCTTGAAAGGTGCACCAGCACAGTGGAGCTACGATAATCCAGCTATTGCTGCCTGGTTTGAGCAGCAGGTACAGTTATCTCAACCTGACATCGTGCATTTGCATAGCGGTTATTTGATCGGTATTGGCGCAGTTAGGGCAGCTCACGCTCAAGGTATCCCTACGGTTGTTACACTCCACGATTACTGGTTTCTCTGCCCACGGATTACATTGCTGCGCGGAGATGGTTCACTATGCCCGCAGCCACCTACCGATCCTGCCGAATGTGCCTGGTGTCTCCACCTGGATCAACGGCGTTACCGTTGGCCGGCCCGGTTCAGCGCCGGTCTGGCAGGGAAGGTCTGGATCGCTCTTGCGGGGCAGACAGAGCGTACCGAGCAACAGGCACGACGCGACACGTTACGCGCAGCATTGGCCCAAGCCGATCTCGTTACTTCACCCTCACAGTTTTTGGCCAATCTGTTTAAGGAATGGCATATACCGGTTCAGACCATTCGCCTGGGCCTACCGCACGAACCATTCGCCAGCGTTCCACCAGTGCAGGCAGGTTCAACGGTACGGTTGGGGTATATTGGCCAAATTGCGCCTCATAAAGGTGTCCATCTTCTGATCAGGGCACTTAAACGTTTGCCAGCCAATGGGAAATCCATCGAATTGAGAATATTCGGGAACCTCGATCAGCATCCAGCATATACCCGCGCCTTACGCCATCTGATCGACGGCGCCCCCAACATTCACCTGGTCGGAAAGTTTCGTTCTGATCAGATCGCCCACGTGTTAGGACAGATCGATGTCTTAGTGGTGCCATCAATCTGGTATGAGAACAGCCCGATAGTTGTTCTTGAAGCACATGCGTCCGGTCGCCCGGTTATTGCCTCACGATCAGGTGGATTGGTCGAACTCGTACAGGATGAGGTAGACGGGCTGCTGTTCACCGCAGGTGACAGCCGCGATCTAGCACGCCAATTACAACGGCTGCGGACTGAACCCGGTTTATTGGAACGACTGCGTGACGGTATTCAACCACCACCATTGCTTGATGAGGAAATACAGACCATCTTCCAACACTACACTGCCCTGGTAGGGCGGCGTACCGCGTCACGAGGAATTGGATGA
- a CDS encoding flippase yields MSQLAGTILRNSVVGMIAQVAIKLLSFCFSIFIVRQLGASDFGQYAAVIGFGSVFLFIADLGLAPYTVREVARLRSEPHNLEKIRDLYADVLGLRLVLALIAGVLVVSAAIITARPLLMIGAIALNGLTLLIYAVHGSSEAVLAGYERLDVTAGIQVVNQLIFVTLGGLALWLGLGYYGLIVATMIGVAVMTGLVVRALWRLGAKPGRWQRERWLHLLRAAFPFGVIGLTLGLSYRFDTVVLNISFGDSETGYYNAAYNLIFSLVTLSNVLNTALYPSLSRQSKIDPMHLPQIYERIMSYLLMVALPITAGGFILAEPLTLFLFGEQYAATAPLLAILIWTLPLMFLTEFLGYVVVIADRESLVARSIMISSGVNVIANLIFTSRYGATSAGIITVITEAVLAGQYIWLLRDQLRRMRWQALYRTAIAVCLMTSVVYLVREWPVWLVIGSGGIIYGGLLVGLRAIGAEELSFVRNLLTTQR; encoded by the coding sequence ATGAGTCAACTTGCTGGAACAATCCTTCGCAACTCAGTCGTCGGCATGATCGCGCAGGTAGCGATCAAACTCCTCTCGTTTTGTTTTTCGATCTTCATTGTGCGACAACTTGGCGCCAGTGACTTTGGTCAATACGCAGCCGTCATTGGCTTCGGGAGCGTCTTTCTCTTTATCGCCGATCTTGGGCTGGCACCATACACAGTGCGCGAAGTAGCCCGTCTGCGTAGCGAGCCGCATAATCTGGAAAAAATCCGCGACCTCTATGCTGATGTGCTTGGCCTACGTCTCGTGCTGGCGCTCATTGCCGGTGTGTTGGTCGTCAGCGCAGCAATCATCACCGCACGACCGCTGCTGATGATCGGCGCTATTGCCCTCAATGGGTTAACATTGCTCATATATGCCGTACACGGTAGTAGTGAAGCTGTTCTGGCCGGCTACGAACGGCTCGATGTGACCGCCGGAATACAGGTGGTGAATCAACTGATCTTCGTGACGCTAGGCGGACTGGCGCTATGGTTGGGACTAGGTTACTACGGTCTGATCGTCGCGACAATGATTGGCGTGGCAGTGATGACCGGGCTGGTGGTGCGAGCCTTGTGGCGACTGGGGGCAAAACCAGGACGCTGGCAACGCGAGCGCTGGCTGCATCTGCTGCGAGCGGCTTTTCCGTTTGGAGTAATTGGTCTGACATTAGGGCTTTCGTATCGGTTTGATACGGTCGTCCTCAATATCAGCTTCGGTGACAGCGAAACCGGTTACTACAACGCAGCGTATAACCTAATCTTCTCATTGGTCACTCTCTCGAACGTCCTGAATACTGCCCTCTATCCCTCGTTATCGCGTCAGTCCAAAATAGACCCAATGCACCTGCCGCAAATCTACGAACGTATCATGAGCTACCTCCTGATGGTGGCGCTACCTATAACCGCTGGTGGATTTATCCTTGCCGAACCACTGACGCTCTTTCTTTTTGGTGAGCAATACGCGGCAACTGCTCCCTTACTGGCGATACTGATCTGGACACTACCGCTGATGTTTTTGACCGAATTTCTTGGTTATGTAGTGGTGATTGCCGATCGCGAATCGTTGGTGGCGCGTTCGATAATGATCAGCAGTGGCGTTAATGTCATCGCTAACCTTATCTTCACTTCGCGTTACGGAGCAACCTCCGCAGGAATTATTACCGTCATCACTGAGGCAGTCCTGGCAGGACAATATATCTGGCTCTTGCGTGATCAATTGCGTCGTATGCGCTGGCAGGCTCTGTATCGTACCGCCATCGCTGTATGCTTGATGACGAGTGTTGTTTATCTGGTACGTGAATGGCCGGTATGGCTGGTCATTGGGTCTGGAGGCATCATCTATGGTGGACTACTGGTCGGTCTACGGGCTATCGGGGCAGAGGAACTATCGTTTGTCCGAAACCTGCTTACCACACAGCGATGA
- a CDS encoding glycosyltransferase family 4 protein has protein sequence MQTPVPRTLVVATSTSVPGLEAAVQAGTHQRVDYLELASRFKSCYVDYGLVRPHRPLHYLESLIRLDLRLALQVAQLVRCRDYQVVISLSERVGIPLALVLPPRIRHLVIFHHGMSRQKLRLILALRLQQRWDIVAAISQAEANGMQSELGLASDRVVALHTPVDTDFFCPTISTQKATVVQSLGVSHRDYETFIRAMSQLPHIPCHLRIGSSWVSGSNVLKRDILPANVSLQPFVPPDHLRLCYLQSRIVVVPIRASTQWSAGCTSVQIAQAMGRPVIATRRPGLAEYVIEGETALLVEPGNVEELATAIASLWDDPDRAEQMGKAGRRLMEESFTIDRWLDRVEELTRWMVEHPTLK, from the coding sequence ATGCAAACACCTGTACCACGTACTCTGGTAGTGGCAACCAGCACATCAGTACCGGGGCTAGAAGCAGCGGTTCAGGCTGGTACCCATCAGCGGGTCGATTACCTTGAACTTGCCAGCAGATTCAAGAGTTGTTATGTCGATTATGGCCTAGTACGACCTCATCGGCCCTTACACTATCTTGAATCGCTGATACGGTTAGATCTGCGGTTAGCATTGCAGGTAGCGCAACTAGTACGATGTAGAGATTATCAGGTTGTTATCAGTCTCTCGGAGCGGGTAGGTATTCCACTGGCCCTCGTGCTACCACCAAGAATACGTCACCTCGTGATCTTTCATCACGGGATGTCGAGGCAGAAACTACGATTGATATTAGCTCTGAGATTACAACAACGGTGGGACATTGTGGCAGCGATCAGTCAAGCCGAAGCTAACGGTATGCAGAGCGAACTCGGCTTAGCGAGCGATCGAGTCGTAGCCCTGCACACACCGGTTGACACCGACTTCTTCTGCCCAACCATAAGCACTCAGAAAGCCACTGTCGTCCAGAGTTTAGGCGTATCACACCGCGATTACGAAACCTTCATTCGGGCAATGAGCCAGCTCCCGCATATTCCCTGCCATCTCCGGATTGGTAGCAGTTGGGTGAGTGGCTCTAATGTTCTCAAACGTGACATATTGCCGGCTAATGTTAGCCTGCAACCATTTGTTCCCCCAGATCACCTGCGCCTCTGCTACCTCCAGAGTCGCATCGTGGTGGTGCCTATTCGTGCCAGTACGCAATGGAGCGCCGGATGCACATCAGTGCAAATCGCACAGGCGATGGGCCGACCGGTGATTGCTACCCGCCGACCAGGGTTAGCTGAATACGTGATCGAGGGCGAAACTGCACTGCTGGTCGAACCAGGAAATGTTGAGGAGCTGGCAACAGCAATTGCCAGCTTGTGGGACGATCCAGACCGGGCTGAACAGATGGGAAAGGCTGGACGCCGACTGATGGAAGAGTCCTTCACAATTGACCGTTGGCTTGATCGAGTTGAAGAGTTAACACGCTGGATGGTCGAACATCCGACATTGAAGTGA
- a CDS encoding DUF1624 domain-containing protein yields MRTVSITTEARPTVVDQHASSERIVAIDTLRGVALILMALDHSAFFIGAGLQAESYGGQMVTLQSPAYWLSGLLTNLASPIFFWLGGYSLALYAAAQHRRGRPVQDTTRFILIRALVILILDLTICAWFWRGATPYVHVLTSIAAAMIVLAGLRQFLTSQQIGIAAVITLLLHQLWIGGLAPELMNNTPQPFWQAFWLTYSYETQPAIGFAVLGWGPLLWLGYAVGYHHHQTSLQQPQRWLQIGAGLLICWCILRIIGGFGDLGSFGTIGSTPAHILVMSKAPPSLSYFAFNLGIAAFILAAAYARPNILSSGSLRWLPMVGQVSLFFYVTHIIVYHFIALVMNQFPLYGPRIIWGYLAWVSGLIILIPLGFWYRRQRKRYPQVLRYL; encoded by the coding sequence ATGCGCACTGTAAGCATAACGACTGAAGCCCGCCCCACTGTGGTTGACCAGCACGCCAGCAGCGAGCGGATCGTTGCGATTGACACATTACGAGGCGTTGCGCTGATCTTGATGGCGCTTGATCACAGTGCATTCTTCATCGGAGCAGGTTTGCAGGCCGAGTCATACGGTGGTCAGATGGTGACATTACAAAGTCCTGCGTACTGGCTGAGTGGACTACTAACCAATCTGGCTTCACCTATCTTCTTCTGGCTGGGCGGGTATAGCCTGGCATTGTATGCCGCCGCTCAGCACCGTCGTGGTCGACCAGTACAGGATACAACCCGCTTTATCCTAATTCGGGCATTGGTTATTCTGATCCTTGATCTCACGATCTGCGCCTGGTTTTGGCGGGGCGCCACGCCGTATGTGCACGTCCTCACCAGCATAGCCGCTGCAATGATCGTGCTCGCTGGTCTGCGCCAATTCTTAACGTCACAACAGATCGGGATCGCGGCAGTGATCACCCTCTTGCTGCATCAACTTTGGATCGGAGGGCTGGCCCCTGAATTGATGAACAATACGCCACAACCGTTCTGGCAAGCATTCTGGCTTACCTACAGCTACGAGACCCAACCAGCAATTGGCTTTGCCGTGCTGGGCTGGGGGCCACTGCTCTGGCTGGGGTACGCCGTTGGTTACCATCATCACCAAACCTCTCTACAGCAACCACAACGTTGGCTACAGATTGGAGCAGGTCTCCTGATTTGTTGGTGCATCTTGCGCATCATTGGCGGCTTCGGTGATCTGGGATCATTTGGTACCATTGGCAGTACACCAGCCCATATTCTGGTAATGAGCAAAGCACCACCCAGTCTGAGCTACTTTGCCTTCAATCTTGGGATCGCCGCATTCATCCTGGCAGCGGCCTATGCCAGACCAAACATCTTGTCCAGCGGCTCTTTGCGCTGGCTCCCAATGGTTGGGCAGGTCTCGCTCTTCTTCTATGTGACACATATTATCGTCTACCATTTTATCGCTCTGGTCATGAATCAGTTTCCACTCTACGGACCACGTATCATTTGGGGGTATCTTGCCTGGGTAAGTGGGTTGATCATACTGATCCCGCTCGGTTTCTGGTATCGGCGGCAACGCAAGCGGTATCCGCAGGTGTTGCGTTATCTCTAA